One Litoribacterium kuwaitense genomic window carries:
- a CDS encoding HAD family hydrolase, translating into MYKYVIFDVDGTMIDTEVAILKALQMTLNEEEGKEYTIDDLRFTFGLTSLEALKQLHVRDPERVEDIWQKKVLDFVHEVKVFPGIEKVLQQLTKHGVKLGIVTSKTRQEYNDEFVPFGLAPYFTYTVCVDETSKHKPDPEPMFACLKGLAAKPEETLYIGDTVHDLNCAKASSVAFGLASWGAHDDDFEASEYIFEKPEDILHLWRNKND; encoded by the coding sequence ATGTATAAATACGTGATTTTCGATGTTGATGGGACAATGATTGATACAGAAGTCGCTATTTTAAAAGCGTTACAGATGACACTAAACGAAGAAGAAGGAAAGGAATACACGATTGATGATTTGCGTTTTACCTTTGGCCTTACGAGCTTAGAGGCTTTAAAGCAGCTTCATGTTCGTGACCCGGAACGCGTTGAAGATATCTGGCAGAAAAAAGTGCTCGACTTTGTTCATGAGGTGAAAGTGTTTCCTGGTATTGAAAAAGTTCTTCAACAGCTTACAAAGCACGGCGTAAAGCTCGGCATTGTGACATCAAAAACTCGGCAGGAGTACAACGATGAGTTTGTGCCGTTTGGTTTAGCGCCGTATTTTACGTATACGGTTTGTGTTGATGAGACGAGCAAGCATAAGCCTGATCCAGAACCGATGTTTGCTTGTTTAAAAGGATTAGCGGCCAAGCCAGAAGAAACGCTTTATATCGGCGACACGGTTCATGACTTGAATTGCGCGAAGGCATCAAGTGTCGCATTTGGGCTCGCCAGCTGGGGTGCGCACGACGACGACTTTGAAGCGTCTGAATATATATTTGAAAAGCCGGAGGATATTTTGCATTTGTGGAGAAATAAAAATGACTGA
- a CDS encoding MFS transporter, whose protein sequence is MSQFSQPSSMKIIRQHVPQDYVQAAIAFSQALMSLFIIAGPIIGTAVYASFGITGSLISLLVIFALSGIVLSFLPKAEWSAQEVTQNDMISDFKEGIWFIQGRNDLQILLLIFSVLAFGVGLVLFLITDRVGLAKEHLQWLTTFAGSANE, encoded by the coding sequence GTGTCGCAATTTTCTCAACCGTCATCAATGAAAATCATCCGCCAGCATGTTCCGCAAGACTATGTGCAGGCTGCCATCGCATTTTCCCAGGCATTGATGTCATTGTTTATTATTGCAGGTCCTATCATCGGTACAGCCGTTTATGCGTCGTTTGGCATTACAGGGTCGCTCATCAGCCTGCTCGTAATTTTTGCTCTATCTGGAATTGTGTTAAGCTTCTTGCCAAAAGCTGAGTGGTCTGCGCAGGAAGTGACCCAAAACGATATGATTTCTGATTTCAAGGAAGGCATTTGGTTTATTCAAGGGCGAAACGATTTGCAAATTTTGCTGCTCATTTTTTCTGTGCTTGCTTTTGGTGTTGGGCTTGTTCTTTTTCTCATCACGGATCGCGTCGGGCTGGCTAAAGAGCATTTGCAGTGGTTGACGACCTTTGCGGGTAGTGCCAATGAGTAA
- a CDS encoding MFS transporter, whose translation MKELFSNRVFIIVMVSDLLQNIGIWIRNMTLVFFVVAQTNGDPIAVSLLTVVEYAPIFIFSLIGGILADRWQPKRTMILGDVLSVISILPILSSRPAFGKRSISSQSSLLLCRNFLNRHQ comes from the coding sequence TTGAAAGAGCTTTTTTCAAACCGGGTTTTTATCATTGTCATGGTCTCAGACCTTTTGCAAAACATCGGTATTTGGATTAGAAATATGACGCTTGTATTTTTCGTTGTTGCCCAGACAAATGGCGACCCAATAGCTGTATCACTGCTGACGGTCGTCGAATATGCGCCTATTTTTATTTTCTCGCTGATCGGGGGCATATTAGCCGACCGCTGGCAGCCTAAACGAACGATGATTTTGGGGGATGTGCTTAGCGTGATTTCCATTCTGCCCATTTTGTCGTCTCGTCCGGCCTTTGGCAAGCGATCTATATCGTCACAATCGTCTCTGCTATTGTGTCGCAATTTTCTCAACCGTCATCAATGA
- a CDS encoding TetR/AcrR family transcriptional regulator — translation MSQKAQSTRALILEKAEEMFVQKGYVGTSMEDIVQHSGMSKGSIYYHFGSKEKLFMALIETFSNGWIKKWGEAETQSSSFQEKLHLVTEYYVKDFHNPLLKVIDEFYMNTTAQQEFLDQSLHLVQAPLDVYKDIFQAGIDEGVVKENDAHELALVFTGLMNGLGVNYYQMEVSDLEQLYTRAVQLFLEGVLVL, via the coding sequence ATGAGTCAAAAAGCACAATCAACACGAGCGCTTATTTTAGAAAAAGCGGAAGAAATGTTCGTGCAAAAAGGGTATGTCGGTACGTCAATGGAGGATATTGTACAGCATAGCGGCATGAGTAAAGGGAGCATTTATTATCATTTTGGCAGTAAAGAAAAGCTGTTTATGGCTTTAATTGAGACGTTTTCAAATGGTTGGATTAAAAAGTGGGGAGAGGCGGAAACTCAATCCAGCTCGTTTCAGGAGAAACTACACCTTGTCACAGAGTATTACGTCAAAGACTTTCATAATCCATTGTTAAAGGTGATCGACGAGTTTTATATGAATACAACAGCACAGCAAGAGTTTCTAGATCAGTCTCTGCATTTAGTGCAGGCGCCATTGGATGTTTACAAAGACATTTTTCAGGCAGGCATCGACGAAGGAGTCGTGAAGGAGAATGATGCGCATGAATTGGCGCTTGTGTTTACAGGGCTGATGAATGGACTTGGTGTCAATTATTATCAAATGGAAGTCAGTGATTTGGAGCAACTGTACACAAGGGCGGTGCAGCTCTTTTTGGAAGGCGTGCTCGTGTTGTAA